The genomic segment GGAAGCCGCATTCATCGACGGCGCGGGGCATGTGCGGACGTTCTGGGCCGTCTACCTGCCCATCTCCCTGCCGTCGCTGGCGACCGTGTCTCTATTCACGATGGTCAGCCACTGGAACGCGTATTTCGACGGCCTCATCTATATGAAGGACGCCGCCAAGCTCCCGCTCGCCAGCTTTATGCAGACAATCATCGTGCAAGCGGACATGACCAAGTTCGACCCGGCCGCGATCGCGGGCCTGTCCCAGCGCACGCTGCGGGCGTCCCAAATCTTCATCGGCGCGCTGCCGATCCTGATCGTGTACCCGTTCCTGCAGCGCTACTTCGTCAAAGGCATCGTCATCGGCGCGGTGAAAGAGTAACAGGTAGTAAAGGCGCGTCCGGCAGAGCCGATCGCGCTTTTTTTGCGTGCAGCCGTATGCGTGCAAAATCTTTTCCCGTACCGGCATCATATTGCTGACAGGCTCCGGCGCAGAAACCATCGCCGGAGCGCCAGTTGCACGGAAAAACCGTGTAACTCCACAGGAACCATCGCGGGGGGACGCCAGTTGCACGGAAAAACCGTGTAACTTCGCAGGGACCATCGCGGGGGTCGCCAGTTGCACGGAAAAACCGTGTAACTCCGCAGAGACCATCGCGGGGAGTGCCAATTGCACGGAAAAACCGTGTAACTCCGCAGAAACCATCGCCCGCGAGTGCCAGTTGCACGGAAAAACCGTGTAACTCCGCAGAAACCATCGCCGGGAGCGCAAGTTGCACGGAAAAACCGTGTAACTCCGCAGAAACCATCGCCGCACGGAAAAACCGTGTAACTCCGCAGGGACCATCGCGGGGAGTGCCAATTGCACGGAAAAACCGTGTAACTCCGCAGAAACCATCGCCGGGAGCGCCGATTGCACGGAAAAACCGTGTAACTCCGCAGAAACCATCGCCGGGAGCGCCGATTGCACGGAAAAACCGTGTAACTCCGCAGAGACTATCGCCGCGAGTGCCAATTGCACGGAAAAACCGTGTAACTCCGCAGAGACTATCGCCGCGAGTGCCAATTGCACGGAAAAACCGTGTAACTCAGCAGAAACCATCGCCCGTGAGTGCCAATTGCACGGAAAAACCGTGTAACTCCGCAGAAACCATCGCCCGCGAGTGCCAGTTGCACGAAAAAACCGTGTAACTCCGCAGAAACCATCGCCCGCGAGTGCCAGTTGCACGGAAAAACCGTGTAACTCCGCAGGGACCATCGCCCGCGAGTGCCGGTTGCACGGAAAAACCGTGTAACTCCGCGTAACCCTATGCCGATCAGCGTAAAAAGGGCGCTAACGCCACATCAGGGAAACTCCTTGCTGTAGCGATGAGCGCCAAAAGGCACTAACGCCGCCGCGCAGGCGCTCAGGAAGGCGCCGATAAGCGCCAAAAGGCATTAACGCCGCCGAGCAGGCGCGCAGGAAGGCGCCGATGAGCGCCAAAAGGCACTAACGCCGCCGCGTAGGCGCGCAGGAAGGCGCCGATAAGCGCCAAAAGACACTAACGCCACCGCGCAGGCGCTCAGGAAGGCGCCGATGAGCGCCAAAAGGCACTAACGCCGACGGTGATGTCACTTTTTTGCAGACAAATCGAGTGTAATTCCGCAGAAATCACAGCCCGGAAGTACTGTGCACGCAATATAATGCAACCACTCCCGCTATGGTCTGGGGAAGGTGCCGGTGAGTATCGCGCCGCGCCCTACGTCAGCCCGAAACTTCAGCGTAGCCCATAATCCCTGCAAAGGAAAGCCCTCAGGAGCGCGCTCCGAGGGCTTTCCTTTATTTACTTGACGAGCCTGAACGGCAGCGCCGCGACGTCGCGGCTGTTCGGGCCGACCATCGCAAGGAACGCGCCGGCGTCGCTGGCGAGCGTCAGGTCCGCGTGGTAATACCGCAGCTGGCTCTCGCTCAATTCGAACGCGACCTCGGCGCTCTCGCCCGGCTGCAGCTCGATCTGGCGGAAGCCCTTGAGCTCCTTGACCGGCCGCACGACCTCGCCCGCGATGTCGCGGACGTAGAGTTGGACGGTCTCGACGCCAGCCACCGGACCGACGTTGGTGACGCGCAAACTAACCGTGACCGGCGCATCCGGCGTGATCTCGTCCGCCGACAGCGCAGCTTCGCCGTATTCGAACGCGGCATAGCCCAGGCCGTAGCCGAACGGCAGCAGCGGCTCGTTCGGAATGTCCAGGTACTGCGACACATAGCGCACCTGCGCGTCCGGCGCGCCTTGAGGACGCCCGGTGTTGAAGGCGTTGTAATACACCGGCACCTGGCCGACGCTGTGCGGGAACGACATCGTCAGGCGGCCCGACGGATTGGCGTCGCCGTAGAGCAGATCGGCGACCGCCGTGCCGCCTTCGGAGCCGGGGAACCAGGCTTCCAGCACGGCATCGGCTTCGTCGATGACGCCGTGCAGGTCGAGCGGCCGTCCGTTGAACAGCACGGCCACGACCGGCTTGCCGAACGTCTTGACGCGGCGGATCAGCGCGAGCTGCGCCTCCGGCAGGCGGATGTCCGCCCGGCAGCCGGCTTCGCCGCTCATGTCGGAGTGCTCGCCGAGCGCGAGCACGATGACGTCGGCGTCCCCCGCGGCGGCCGCGACCTCAAGCAGCTGCGCCTCGGTCGAGTCTGTCTCGATGCCGCAGCCTTCGGCGACGGTTACCGCGCCCGGCGCCGCCGCCTTGGCGCGGATGGCTTCGGACACGCGGACGACCGCGTCCTGCGATCCGGTCCACGACCAAGGCCCGAGCAGGTCGCCGCTGCGGGCGAACGGACCGATGACCGCCACCTTGCGCGCAGGCGAGAGCGGCAGGACGCCGTCGTTTTTCAGCAGCACGCACGACTTGTGCGCCAGCTCCAGCGCGGCCGCGCGGTGCGCGTCGCTGAACACGATTTCCCGCTCACGCTCGGGATCGGCCGCGCGGTACGGATTTTCGAACAGGCCGAGCTTGTCCTTGAGCTGCAGAATGCGCAAGACCGCTTCGTCGATCAGCGCCGCGTCCACTTCGCCGGCTTCGATGAGCTCGGACAGGTGCTTGGCGTAGCACGACGTCATCATCTCGATGTCGACGCCGGCCTTCATCGCCTTAAGCGCGGCTTCGCGCTCGTCCTCGGCGATGCCGTGCGCGATCAGCTCCTTGACCGCGCCCCAGTCGGAGATGAGTATACCGTCGAAGCCCCATTCCTCCCGCAGCAACTGCCGCATAAGCGGCACGTTGCCGGTGGCCGGAACGCCGTCGACCGTGTTGAACGACGTCATCACCATCTCGCAGCCTTCGTCGAGCGCGGCCTTGTACGCCGGCAGGTAGAACTCGCGAAGTTGGCGCTCCGACAGGTCGACGGTATTGTAGTCGCGTCCGGCTTCGGCTGCGCCGTAGGCGGCGAAATGCTTAACGCAGGCAGCAACCCGGTCCGGATCGCCCGACAGGTCGTCGCCCTGGAATCCGCGGACGAACGCTCTCGCGAACAACGCATTCAAATACGGGTCTTCGCCTGTCGACTCCATGACCCGCCCCCAGCGGGGATCGCGCACGAGATCGACCATCGGGGCGTACGTGACGTGAACGCCGGACACGGACGCTTCCTTGGCGGCGATCTCCGCGCTGCGCTCCGCGAGCGCGAGATCCCACGAGCAGCCGATGGCGAGCGGCACGGGGAAAATCGTCTTGAAGCCGTGCACGATGTCGGCCATCATGAGGAGCGGAATGCCCAGGCGATTGCGCTCGAGATGCTTGCGCTGGACGTTGATCGTCTCCTGCGCGCCGGCCATGCCGAGCACGGACCCGGCGTTACGCACGGTATCCTCGCCGATGCCGAGCGAGGCCATCGGGCCGGTAATCAGGCCGGCCTCCGACGCGCCTTCGAAGAAGGGGACGGCGAGCTGGATCAGTTGGGCGATCTTCTCGTCCAGGGTCATGCGTTCGAGGTAAACGTGCAGCGGCAGCTTCTCCGGAGAGGACGAAGACAAAGGAGCTTTAGGATCGGACATGATGTATATAACCCTCTTTCTGAAATGATAGCGGTTTATCGAAACGTTTCTACGGATAGTATAATTCTGCATTCGACAGGCGTCAAACCCTATATTTTCTGTTGATTACGGGGCGCGTTTCAGATAAATTTAGAGCATAGCGAACAGGAGAGGGCTTATCCGTTTAGATATACGGCCTCATTTCGAATAAATTGAAACGTTTCGCAAGTCTGACTTGTGCAAATCGCGGGTTTCGGGAAATGGAGATGAAAAGCTTGGTCAGCATCAAGGATATCGCGAGCGCCGCGGGTGTCTCGATCTCCACCGTGTCCTATGCGCTCAACGGCAGCGACCGGATTACAAAGGAGACCGCGGACCGGATTCAGTCTATCGCTAACGAGCTGGGCTACGTACCGAACCGGGCCGCCCGCTTGCTGAAGAAACGGGAAACGATGCTCGTCGGCGTCTTTTTAACGGACTTCAGCGGGCACTTCTATGGAGACCTGCTGTTCGGGCTCAAGGAGGAGTTGAACCGCAGAGACTACGATCTCATCGTCTGCAGCGGCCGCCGGTCGCACCGGATGATACCGGAGCGGGCGTTCGACGGGGCGATCATCCTCGACGCGACGTTCGCCGACGAGGAGCTGATCGGCTATGCGGACCGCGGGCACAAGCTGGTCGTCCTCGACCGCGAGCTTGATCATCCCAACGTCAATCAGGTGCTGCTCGACAACAAAGCGGGCGCGACGCTGGCCGTGGAATATCTGCTAGGTCAGGGACTCAGCCGGATCTGCGCCGTCGGCGGGCCCGAGTCGGCCTTCGATGCGCAGCAGCGGATGCGGGCGGTCAGGCAGGCAGTGGAGCGCGTGCCGGAGGCGAGCCTCGAAGAACTCCCGGGCGCCTTCGACAAGGCGTCCGGCTATGCCGCGGGTCCGCGGATCGCAGAGGCCGCCGGGGAAGGACCGGCGGGCGTTTTCTGCCTGAACGACGAGATGGCGATCGGACTATGCGACTACTTAAGGACGCAGACCGCCCTGCAGATCGGAAAAGACGTGCATGTGGTCGGCTACGACAATATCGAACTCGCGCAGTACATGCAGCCCCGGCTGGCTACGATCGACTATTCCAAACGCAAGTGGGGAGCGCTCGCCGCCGAACAGCTGCTGAAAATGCTGGAGGGCCGGCCGGTCGAGCAGGAACGGATCTACGTGCGGCTGGTTGAAGGCGAATCGGTGGGAAAAGCATACTAGGCTAAAACGCGAGCCCCCAAACGGACGGGTGGGCTTCGGGCTTCAAGATACTATCCTGAGGAGGATACAATATGACGACATCGATGATCGGCGTTCCGTTAGAGGGCTTCGCGGCGTTCAGCCGCACGGTCGCTGCGGAAGGCGCAGTGCTGCTTAGAAACGAGGGCGAAGCGCTGCCCCTGCGCCAAGGGGATAACGTTTCCGTTTTCGGGCGAATTCAGGTGAACTATTACCGCAGCGGCACGGGCTCCGGCGGCAGCGTTCATGTAGCGTATACGACGAACCTGCTTGACGGCCTTCGCGGCAAAGAAAACGTAACGGTCAACGAGACGCTCGCGGCCGCTTACGAGAAGTGGATCGAGCAGAATCCGTTCGACAACGGCGGCGGGGGCTGGGCGGCCGAACCTTGGCACCAGCGCGAGATGCCGCTGACGGAAGAACTGGTGGCCGAAGCGCGGCGCACATCGAACAAGGCGATCGTCGTCATCGGGCGCACCGCGGGCGAGGATCAGGACAATGCGGACAAACCGGGCAGCTACCTGCTCACGGACGACGAGCGGTCGATGCTCAGGCAGGTTACGGCCCATTTCGAACGGACCGTCGTCGTGCTCAACGTATCCAATATCGTCGACATGAGCTGGCTGGACGACGAGGCGTACGTTCATCCGATCGCCGGCGTCGTCTACGCCTGGCATGGCGGCATGGAGGGCGGCAACGCAATCGCCGACGTGCTGGCCGGCGACGTGACGCCGAGCGGCAAGCTGACGGACACGATCGCTTATGCGCTGGCGGATTATCCGTCCACCGACAACTACGGCAACGAACTCGCGAATTTGTATCAGGAAGACATTTACGTGGGCTACCGGTACTTCGAGACGTTCCGCCCGGATCGCGTGCAGTTCGAGTTCGGCTACGGGCTGTCGTACACGACGTTCGGCCTCGCGGCGGAGGACGCCCGTCTAATCGAGGACGAGGGCGAAGCCGCCATTGCGATCGATGTCGTCGTGACGAATACGGGGACAGTCTACGCCGGCAAAGAGGTCGTGCAGCTGTACGTCGAAGCGCCGCAAGGCGTGCTCGGGCGTCCGGCCAGAGCGCTCGCGGCCTTCACCAAGACCGGTCTGCTGCAGCCGGGAGAGTCGCAGCGCCTGACCGTCAGCTTCCCGGTCCGCGCGATGGCCGCCTATGACGATGCAGGCGCGACGGGCCAAGCATCCGCCTACGTGCTGGAGGCGGGGACCTATCGCTTCTACGCGGGGACCAGCGTGAGAAAAGCGGCGGCCGTCGCCTTCGAAGGACAAGACGGCTATGTCGTCGACGCCCTTCGGGTCGTGAGGCAGCTCGAGGAAGCGATGGCGCCGACGGCGAGCCTCTCGCGGATGAAGCCGGGGGCGCGTCGGGCGGACGGCTCATACGAGCTCGCGTACGAAGACGCGCCGAAGCGCAAGATTTCGCTGGCGGACCGCATCGAGAGCCGGCTCCCGCAAGCGATCGCGCAGACCGGGGATCGCGGCTACAAGCTGAAGGACGTCCGAGACGGCAAGGTCGGCCTGGAAGCCTTTATCGCGCAGCTCGGCGACGAGGATCTGGCAGCGCTCGTCCGCGGCGAAGGCATGAGCAGTCCGCTCGTTACGCCGGGGACCGCCTCGGCATTCGGCGGGGTGACCGACAGCCTGCTCGGCTACGGCATTCCGGTCGCCTGCACGTCCGACGGGCCGTCCGGCATTCGCATGGACAGCGGCCACAAGGCGACGCAGGTGTCGATCGGGACGCTGCTCGCGGCGACCTGGAACGCTGCGCTCGTCGAGGAGCTATACGTTCTGGAGGGCCGGGAGCTCGTCCGCAACGAGATCGATACGCTGCTCGGACCGGGCCTCAACATTCGGAGGAGTCCGCTCAACGGGCGCAACTTCGAATACTTTTCCGAAGATCCGCTGATCTCGGGCGCCTTCGCCGCAGCCTGCGTGCGCGGCATCATGAAGGGCGGCTCGAACGCGACGCTCAAGCACTTTGCCTGCAACAACCAGGAGAAGCACCGCAGCAAGGTCGACGCCGTCGTGTCTGAGCGCGCGCTGCGCGAGATCTATCTCAAGGGCTTCGAGATCGCGGTCCGGGAGGGCGGAGCCAATTCGATCATGACGTCGTACAATCCAGTTAACGGCCACTGGGCGGCTTCG from the Cohnella hashimotonis genome contains:
- a CDS encoding LacI family DNA-binding transcriptional regulator — translated: MVSIKDIASAAGVSISTVSYALNGSDRITKETADRIQSIANELGYVPNRAARLLKKRETMLVGVFLTDFSGHFYGDLLFGLKEELNRRDYDLIVCSGRRSHRMIPERAFDGAIILDATFADEELIGYADRGHKLVVLDRELDHPNVNQVLLDNKAGATLAVEYLLGQGLSRICAVGGPESAFDAQQRMRAVRQAVERVPEASLEELPGAFDKASGYAAGPRIAEAAGEGPAGVFCLNDEMAIGLCDYLRTQTALQIGKDVHVVGYDNIELAQYMQPRLATIDYSKRKWGALAAEQLLKMLEGRPVEQERIYVRLVEGESVGKAY
- a CDS encoding glycoside hydrolase family 3 protein, with product MTTSMIGVPLEGFAAFSRTVAAEGAVLLRNEGEALPLRQGDNVSVFGRIQVNYYRSGTGSGGSVHVAYTTNLLDGLRGKENVTVNETLAAAYEKWIEQNPFDNGGGGWAAEPWHQREMPLTEELVAEARRTSNKAIVVIGRTAGEDQDNADKPGSYLLTDDERSMLRQVTAHFERTVVVLNVSNIVDMSWLDDEAYVHPIAGVVYAWHGGMEGGNAIADVLAGDVTPSGKLTDTIAYALADYPSTDNYGNELANLYQEDIYVGYRYFETFRPDRVQFEFGYGLSYTTFGLAAEDARLIEDEGEAAIAIDVVVTNTGTVYAGKEVVQLYVEAPQGVLGRPARALAAFTKTGLLQPGESQRLTVSFPVRAMAAYDDAGATGQASAYVLEAGTYRFYAGTSVRKAAAVAFEGQDGYVVDALRVVRQLEEAMAPTASLSRMKPGARRADGSYELAYEDAPKRKISLADRIESRLPQAIAQTGDRGYKLKDVRDGKVGLEAFIAQLGDEDLAALVRGEGMSSPLVTPGTASAFGGVTDSLLGYGIPVACTSDGPSGIRMDSGHKATQVSIGTLLAATWNAALVEELYVLEGRELVRNEIDTLLGPGLNIRRSPLNGRNFEYFSEDPLISGAFAAACVRGIMKGGSNATLKHFACNNQEKHRSKVDAVVSERALREIYLKGFEIAVREGGANSIMTSYNPVNGHWAASNYDLNTTILRGEWGFEGIVMTDWWAVMNDVARGGAPDRKYTNWMVRAQNDLYMVVSNYGAETNAYGDNTIASLADGTLTRGELQRSAANILGFILRAPVSARDKVTQETVEAFQALTVSAPEQAQSAQPLADGARIVPDAAGATFIQVEQAGVYRLFASAMSAESELAQSACNLTLNGKPLATVQTNGTGGAWMLHKLAKVELAAGLHELRVEAVKPGLELGWIEFRPL
- the bglX gene encoding beta-glucosidase BglX — protein: MTLDEKIAQLIQLAVPFFEGASEAGLITGPMASLGIGEDTVRNAGSVLGMAGAQETINVQRKHLERNRLGIPLLMMADIVHGFKTIFPVPLAIGCSWDLALAERSAEIAAKEASVSGVHVTYAPMVDLVRDPRWGRVMESTGEDPYLNALFARAFVRGFQGDDLSGDPDRVAACVKHFAAYGAAEAGRDYNTVDLSERQLREFYLPAYKAALDEGCEMVMTSFNTVDGVPATGNVPLMRQLLREEWGFDGILISDWGAVKELIAHGIAEDEREAALKAMKAGVDIEMMTSCYAKHLSELIEAGEVDAALIDEAVLRILQLKDKLGLFENPYRAADPEREREIVFSDAHRAAALELAHKSCVLLKNDGVLPLSPARKVAVIGPFARSGDLLGPWSWTGSQDAVVRVSEAIRAKAAAPGAVTVAEGCGIETDSTEAQLLEVAAAAGDADVIVLALGEHSDMSGEAGCRADIRLPEAQLALIRRVKTFGKPVVAVLFNGRPLDLHGVIDEADAVLEAWFPGSEGGTAVADLLYGDANPSGRLTMSFPHSVGQVPVYYNAFNTGRPQGAPDAQVRYVSQYLDIPNEPLLPFGYGLGYAAFEYGEAALSADEITPDAPVTVSLRVTNVGPVAGVETVQLYVRDIAGEVVRPVKELKGFRQIELQPGESAEVAFELSESQLRYYHADLTLASDAGAFLAMVGPNSRDVAALPFRLVK